A window of the Balaenoptera acutorostrata chromosome 13, mBalAcu1.1, whole genome shotgun sequence genome harbors these coding sequences:
- the RALBP1 gene encoding ralA-binding protein 1 isoform X1 yields MTECFLPPTSSPGEHRRVEHGSGLTRTPSSEEISPTKFPGLYRTGEPSPPHDSLHEPPDIVSDDEKDHGKKKGKFKKKEKRTEGYAAFQEDSSGDEAESPSKMKRSKGIHVFKKPSFSKKKEKDFKIKEKPKEEKHKEEKHKEEKHKEKKSKDLTAADVVKQWKEKKKKKKPIQEPEVPQIDVPNLKPIFGIPLADAVERTMMYDGVRLPAVFRECVDYVEKHGMKCEGIYRVSGIKSKVDELKAAYDREESPNLEEYEPNTVASLLKQYLRDLPENLLTKELLPRFEEACGRSSEGEKVQEFQRLLEELPECNRLLISWLIVHMDHVIAKELETKMNIQNISIVLSPTVQISNRVLYVFFTHVQELFGNVTLKQVTKPLRWSNMATMPTLPETQESIKEEIRRQEFLLNCLHRDLQGGIKDLSKEERLWEVQRILTALKRKLREAKRQECETKIAQEIASLSKEDVSKEEMNENEEVINILLAQENEILTEQEELLAMEQFLRRQIASEKEEMERLRAEIAEIQSRQQHGRSETEEYSSESESESEDEDELQLILQDLQRQNEELEIKNNHLNQAIHEEREAIIELRVQLRLLQLQRARPEPQAEPEPVAREPPPGGKEQPRPSPSRDRKETPI; encoded by the exons ATGACCGAGTGCTTCCTGCCCCCCACCAGCAGCCCCGGTGAGCACCGCAGGGTGGAGCATGGCAGTGGGCTCACCCGCACCCCCAGCTCTGAAGAGATCAGCCCCACTAAGTTTCCTGGATTATACCGCACGGGCGAGCCCTCGCCTCCCCATGACAGCCTCCACGAGCCTCCCGATATAGTGTCTGATGATGAGAAGGACcatgggaagaaaaaaggaaaatttaagaaaaaggaaaaaagga CTGAAGGCTATGCCGCCTTTCAGGAAGATAGCTCTGGAGATGAAGCCGAAAGTCCTTCCAAAATGAAGAGGTCCAAGGGGATCCATGTTTTCAAGAAGCCCAgcttttctaaaaagaaagagaaggattttaaaataaaagagaaacccaaagaggaaaaacataaagaagaaaaacacaaagaggaaaaacataaagagaaaaagtcAAAAGACTTGACAGCAGCTGACGTGGTTAAACagtggaaggaaaagaagaaaaagaagaagccaATTCAGGAGCCAGAGGTGCCTCAGATAGATGTCCCGAATCTCAAACCCATCTTTGGGATTCCTCTGGCTGATGCAGTGGAGAGGACCATGATGTACGACGGCGTTCGGCTGCCGGCCGTCTTCCGGGAGTGTGTGGATTATGTGGAGAAGCATGGCATGAAGTGTGAAGGCATCTACAGAGTGTCAG GAATTAAATCCAAGGTGGATGAGCTGAAAGCAGCCTATGACAGAGAGGAGTCTCCAAACTTGGAAGAGTATGAGCCTAACACTGTAGCCAGTTTGCTGAAGCAATACCTGCGGGACCTGCCCGAGAACCTGCTGACCAAGGAGCTGCTGCCCCGCTTTGAAGAGGCTTGTGGGCGGAGCTCGGAGGGCGAGAAGGTGCAGGAGTTCCAGCGCCTGCTGGAGGAGCTGCCCGAGTGTAACCGTCTGCTGATCTCCTGGCTGATCGTGCACATGGATCACGTTATCGCCAAGGAGctggaaacaaaaatgaacatcCAGAACATTTCTATAGTGCTCAGCCCGACTGTCCAG attagcaATCGTGTCCTATATGTGTTTTTCACACATGTGCAAGAGCTCTTCGGAAATGTGACACTGAAGCAAGTGACGAAACCTCTGCGATGGTCTAACATGGCCACGATGCCCACACTGCCCGAGACCCAAGAGAGCATCAAGGAGGAGATCAGAAGACAG GAGTTTCTTTTGAACTGTTTACATCGAGATCTGCAGGGTGGGATAAAGGATTTATCTAAAGAGGAAAGATTATGGGAAGTACAAAGGATTTTGACAGCCctcaaaagaaaactgagagaagCTAAAAGACAA GAGTGTGAAACCAAGATTGCACAAGAGATAGCCAGTCTTTCAAAAGAGgatgtttccaaagaagaaatgaatgaaaatgaagaagtCATAAATATTCTTCTTGCCCAG GAGAATGAGATCCTGACTGAACAGGAGGAGCTCCTGGCCATGGAGCAGTTCCTGCGCCGACAGATCGCCTCGGAGAAAGAAGAGATGGAACGCCTCCGAGCGGAGATCGCCGAGATCCAGAG CCGCCAGCAGCACGGCCGCAGCGAGACCGAGGAGTACTCATcggagagcgagagcgagagcgagGACGAGGACGAGCTGCAGCTCATCCTGCAGGACCTGCAGCGGCAGAATGAGGAGCTGGAG ATCAAGAACAACCACCTGAACCAGGCGATTCACGAGGAGCGTGAGGCCATCATCGAGCTGCGGGTGCAGCTCCGCCTGCTCCAGCTGCAGCGCGCCCGGCCTGAGCCCCAGGCCGAGCCCGAGCCTGTCGCCAGGGAGCCGCCCCCGGGCGGCAAGGAGCAGCCCCGGCCGTCGCCCAGCAGGGACAGGAAGGAAACGCCCATCTGA
- the RALBP1 gene encoding ralA-binding protein 1 isoform X2, with protein MTECFLPPTSSPGEHRRVEHGSGLTRTPSSEEISPTKFPGLYRTGEPSPPHDSLHEPPDIVSDDEKDHGKKKGKFKKKEKRTEGYAAFQEDSSGDEAESPSKMKRSKGIHVFKKPSFSKKKEKDFKIKEKPKEEKHKEEKHKEEKHKEKKSKDLTAADVVKQWKEKKKKKKPIQEPEVPQIDVPNLKPIFGIPLADAVERTMMYDGVRLPAVFRECVDYVEKHGMKCEGIYRVSGIKSKVDELKAAYDREESPNLEEYEPNTVASLLKQYLRDLPENLLTKELLPRFEEACGRSSEGEKVQEFQRLLEELPECNRLLISWLIVHMDHVIAKELETKMNIQNISIVLSPTVQISNRVLYVFFTHVQELFGNVTLKQVTKPLRWSNMATMPTLPETQESIKEEIRRQEFLLNCLHRDLQGGIKDLSKEERLWEVQRILTALKRKLREAKRQECETKIAQEIASLSKEDVSKEEMNENEEVINILLAQENEILTEQEELLAMEQFLRRQIASEKEEMERLRAEIAEIQSLKDGAVSSAATESWSV; from the exons ATGACCGAGTGCTTCCTGCCCCCCACCAGCAGCCCCGGTGAGCACCGCAGGGTGGAGCATGGCAGTGGGCTCACCCGCACCCCCAGCTCTGAAGAGATCAGCCCCACTAAGTTTCCTGGATTATACCGCACGGGCGAGCCCTCGCCTCCCCATGACAGCCTCCACGAGCCTCCCGATATAGTGTCTGATGATGAGAAGGACcatgggaagaaaaaaggaaaatttaagaaaaaggaaaaaagga CTGAAGGCTATGCCGCCTTTCAGGAAGATAGCTCTGGAGATGAAGCCGAAAGTCCTTCCAAAATGAAGAGGTCCAAGGGGATCCATGTTTTCAAGAAGCCCAgcttttctaaaaagaaagagaaggattttaaaataaaagagaaacccaaagaggaaaaacataaagaagaaaaacacaaagaggaaaaacataaagagaaaaagtcAAAAGACTTGACAGCAGCTGACGTGGTTAAACagtggaaggaaaagaagaaaaagaagaagccaATTCAGGAGCCAGAGGTGCCTCAGATAGATGTCCCGAATCTCAAACCCATCTTTGGGATTCCTCTGGCTGATGCAGTGGAGAGGACCATGATGTACGACGGCGTTCGGCTGCCGGCCGTCTTCCGGGAGTGTGTGGATTATGTGGAGAAGCATGGCATGAAGTGTGAAGGCATCTACAGAGTGTCAG GAATTAAATCCAAGGTGGATGAGCTGAAAGCAGCCTATGACAGAGAGGAGTCTCCAAACTTGGAAGAGTATGAGCCTAACACTGTAGCCAGTTTGCTGAAGCAATACCTGCGGGACCTGCCCGAGAACCTGCTGACCAAGGAGCTGCTGCCCCGCTTTGAAGAGGCTTGTGGGCGGAGCTCGGAGGGCGAGAAGGTGCAGGAGTTCCAGCGCCTGCTGGAGGAGCTGCCCGAGTGTAACCGTCTGCTGATCTCCTGGCTGATCGTGCACATGGATCACGTTATCGCCAAGGAGctggaaacaaaaatgaacatcCAGAACATTTCTATAGTGCTCAGCCCGACTGTCCAG attagcaATCGTGTCCTATATGTGTTTTTCACACATGTGCAAGAGCTCTTCGGAAATGTGACACTGAAGCAAGTGACGAAACCTCTGCGATGGTCTAACATGGCCACGATGCCCACACTGCCCGAGACCCAAGAGAGCATCAAGGAGGAGATCAGAAGACAG GAGTTTCTTTTGAACTGTTTACATCGAGATCTGCAGGGTGGGATAAAGGATTTATCTAAAGAGGAAAGATTATGGGAAGTACAAAGGATTTTGACAGCCctcaaaagaaaactgagagaagCTAAAAGACAA GAGTGTGAAACCAAGATTGCACAAGAGATAGCCAGTCTTTCAAAAGAGgatgtttccaaagaagaaatgaatgaaaatgaagaagtCATAAATATTCTTCTTGCCCAG GAGAATGAGATCCTGACTGAACAGGAGGAGCTCCTGGCCATGGAGCAGTTCCTGCGCCGACAGATCGCCTCGGAGAAAGAAGAGATGGAACGCCTCCGAGCGGAGATCGCCGAGATCCAGAG TCTTAAGGATGGTGCGGTATCGAGTGCAGCCACGGAAAGCTGGTCAGTCTAG